In Sorghum bicolor cultivar BTx623 chromosome 8, Sorghum_bicolor_NCBIv3, whole genome shotgun sequence, one genomic interval encodes:
- the LOC8058134 gene encoding glutathione S-transferase, whose protein sequence is MAASKPILYSAWISSCSFRVRIALNLKGVDYEYRAVTRTDLDYEKINPIKYVPALVDGDFVVSDSLAIILYLEDKYPQHPLLPQDLKKKAINLQIANMVCSSIQPLQCYAVVGLLDGKLGSDESLQIVRNYTDKGFKAIEKLLEGCDSKYATGDEVQLADVFLAPQIHAGVTRFKIDMSNYPLLERFYKAYMEIPAFQVAAPEKQPDAPASPY, encoded by the exons ATGGCGGCTTCGAAGCCCATCCTGTACAGCGCGTGGATCAGCTCCTGCTCCTTCCGAGTCCGGATCGCCCTCAACCTCAAAG GTGTGGATTATGAGTACAGGGCTGTGACACGGACGGATCTAG ATTATGAAAAGATCAATCCAATCAAGTATGTTCCAGCATTGGTTGATGGGGATTTTGTTGTTTCTGACTCCCTTGCAATCATACTG TATCTTGAAGACAAATATCCTCAACACCCTCTTTTGCCTCAAGATCTCAAAAAGAAAGCTATTAATCTTCAG ATTGCAAATATGGTGTGTTCAAGCATTCAGCCTCTTCAATGTTATGCAGTAGTT GGTCTGCTTGATGGCAAGTTAGGTTCAGATGAGAGCCTTCAGATTGTTAGGAATTACACCGACAAGGGATTTAAAG CAATCGAAAAACTTCTGGAAGGTTGTGACAGTAAATATGCTACTGGAGACGAAGTCCAACTG GCAGATGTGTTTCTTGCACCCCAGATCCATGCAGGCGTGACGCGCTTCAAAATTGATATG TCAAACTACCCTCTTTTGGAGAGGTTCTACAAAGCCTATATGGAGATCCCAGCATTTCAAGTAGCGGCTCCTGAAAAACAGCCAGATGCGCCTGCGTCTCCATACTGA